In Dyadobacter sp. CECT 9275, the following proteins share a genomic window:
- a CDS encoding ATP-binding protein, protein MRDFIHQIDWERNRLIGIKGARGAGKTTLVMQYLKQTALPTGQSLYVSLDDLYFSAHQLYNLGEAFVRTGGRLLVLDEVHRYANWSQEIKNLYDDFPDLRIVFTGSSIMHLERSKGDLSRRAVMYHLHGLSFREFLQIQQIASWPAVSLQDLLNDHTQIALDLTQTIKPLAHWNDYLQYGYYPYFLENKDVYPQKLTETIQLSLELDLPAVYGISYASVDKLKQLLVVLAESVPMKPNISKLSETLNTSRALVVEYMHYLEELGVLMLLHRDSFGITRLQKPEKVYLSNPNLQFALHQSRPDIGTLRESFFLSQVQPLHKVEYTEKGDFELDRKVTVEVGGANKSRQQLAGVENAYVAADGLEVGYGDKIPLWMFGMLY, encoded by the coding sequence ATGCGTGACTTCATCCATCAGATCGACTGGGAACGGAATCGATTGATCGGAATTAAAGGTGCGCGTGGCGCTGGAAAGACGACACTCGTAATGCAATACTTAAAGCAAACAGCATTGCCAACCGGCCAGTCTTTATACGTCAGCCTGGACGATCTTTATTTTAGTGCGCATCAACTTTACAATCTAGGCGAGGCGTTTGTCCGGACTGGCGGGCGGCTACTGGTACTGGATGAAGTTCACCGTTATGCCAATTGGTCGCAGGAAATCAAAAACCTTTACGACGACTTTCCTGATTTACGAATCGTATTTACCGGTTCATCCATCATGCACCTGGAACGCAGCAAAGGTGATTTGAGTCGCCGTGCTGTTATGTATCACCTGCATGGACTCTCGTTCCGTGAATTTCTTCAAATCCAACAAATAGCGTCATGGCCTGCAGTGTCTTTGCAAGACCTTTTGAATGATCACACGCAAATAGCGCTGGATCTCACGCAGACAATCAAACCGTTGGCTCACTGGAACGACTATCTGCAATACGGATACTATCCCTACTTTTTGGAGAATAAAGATGTCTACCCACAGAAGCTAACCGAAACAATTCAGCTCAGTTTGGAGCTCGACTTACCGGCAGTTTACGGGATAAGTTATGCTTCTGTTGACAAGCTGAAACAACTGCTCGTCGTGCTGGCTGAAAGTGTTCCCATGAAACCGAACATCAGCAAGCTTAGCGAAACGCTGAATACGAGCCGGGCGCTTGTAGTAGAGTACATGCATTATCTGGAAGAGCTGGGCGTACTGATGTTGTTACACCGGGATAGCTTCGGCATCACCAGATTGCAGAAACCTGAGAAGGTGTATCTAAGTAATCCGAACCTTCAGTTCGCATTGCACCAAAGTCGTCCGGATATTGGAACATTGCGTGAAAGCTTTTTCCTGAGCCAGGTTCAGCCGCTGCATAAAGTTGAGTACACGGAGAAGGGCGACTTTGAACTGGATAGGAAGGTGACCGTTGAAGTGGGAGGGGCGAACAAATCCAGGCAACAGCTCGCAGGTGTTGAGAATGCTTATGTAGCTGCTGATGGGCTTGAAGTGGGGTATGGAGATAAGATTCCGCTCTGGATGTTTGGGATGTTGTATTGA
- a CDS encoding restriction endonuclease subunit S has translation MIQYGLEEDEIAAIKNILAQHEEVEQAILYGSRAKGNFKPASDIDLVLKGEKLNITILNKIANELDDLLLPYIFDLSVFHQISNVDLLEHIERVGRVLYAKVALKNHKMEFVECTLDEIAEIHNYKRVPLNSRERENKKGSYPYYGASGVVDYIDEYIFDGDYVLISEDGENLRSRNTPIAFKVSGKFWVNNHAHIVKQKEDSINDFIVYYFSLLDLNPFVTGAVQPKLNKENLLSIPIRIPKDKTQRNKIVSILKSLDDKIELNRQTNQTLEEIAKTLFHEMCVLKGDELPEGWRVGKLVDFVEINPKLSIRKGSLAKYVEMKDLSENISSIKNHVSREYSAGSKFQNGDVLMARITPCLENGKTGIVSLLTDEEVGWGSTEFLVLRGIGAIDSSFVYCLARSSSFREYAIKSMVGSSGRQRVAEATLLNYPMAVPSDDVLNRFSLITENLFKQIYYNHSQNLSLVALRNSLLPRLMIGDIPFG, from the coding sequence ATGATACAATACGGATTAGAAGAAGATGAGATTGCCGCAATAAAAAATATACTGGCTCAACATGAAGAAGTGGAGCAGGCTATACTTTATGGTTCAAGAGCAAAAGGAAATTTCAAACCCGCCTCTGATATTGACCTGGTTTTAAAAGGAGAGAAATTAAACATTACCATACTAAATAAAATCGCCAACGAACTGGACGATTTGTTGCTTCCTTACATTTTCGATTTATCTGTTTTTCATCAGATTTCGAATGTGGATTTGTTGGAGCATATCGAGCGGGTAGGACGGGTGCTTTATGCAAAAGTGGCGTTAAAAAATCATAAAATGGAATTTGTTGAATGCACACTGGATGAAATTGCTGAAATACATAATTATAAGAGGGTTCCACTTAATTCCAGAGAACGAGAAAACAAAAAAGGATCATATCCATATTATGGTGCCTCCGGTGTAGTAGATTATATCGATGAGTATATTTTTGACGGAGATTATGTACTAATTTCTGAGGATGGAGAAAACCTTAGGTCAAGAAATACTCCCATTGCGTTTAAGGTAAGTGGGAAGTTTTGGGTTAATAATCATGCGCACATTGTTAAACAAAAGGAGGATTCAATAAACGATTTTATCGTTTATTACTTTAGTCTTCTAGATTTAAACCCGTTTGTTACTGGCGCTGTTCAACCAAAATTGAATAAGGAAAATTTATTAAGTATTCCAATTCGAATTCCCAAGGATAAAACGCAAAGGAATAAGATAGTGTCAATTTTGAAATCTCTTGATGACAAAATAGAACTCAATCGTCAAACCAACCAAACATTAGAAGAAATAGCAAAAACGCTTTTTCATGAAATGTGTGTGTTGAAAGGGGATGAGTTGCCGGAGGGGTGGAGAGTTGGCAAGTTAGTTGACTTCGTTGAGATCAATCCAAAGCTTTCTATTCGGAAAGGTAGCCTAGCCAAATATGTTGAAATGAAAGATCTGTCCGAAAACATATCTTCTATTAAAAATCATGTGTCCAGAGAATATAGTGCAGGAAGTAAGTTTCAAAATGGCGATGTGCTGATGGCGCGCATTACACCGTGTCTAGAAAATGGAAAGACAGGAATTGTAAGTTTGTTAACGGATGAAGAAGTGGGTTGGGGATCCACTGAATTTCTTGTCCTCAGAGGAATAGGAGCCATTGATTCAAGTTTTGTATATTGTCTGGCAAGAAGCAGTTCATTTCGTGAGTACGCTATCAAATCGATGGTCGGATCCTCGGGAAGGCAGAGGGTAGCAGAAGCAACCCTTCTAAATTATCCAATGGCTGTTCCATCAGACGATGTTCTCAATCGCTTTTCTTTGATCACTGAGAACCTATTTAAGCAAATCTATTATAATCACAGTCAGAATTTGTCTCTCGTGGCTTTGAGAAATAGTCTGCTACCAAGATTAATGATCGGCGATATACCTTTTGGATAA
- a CDS encoding nucleotidyltransferase substrate binding protein produces MNIGIERLKAETGEDEESDLDEDLEEILKEGLIKRFEYTQELAWNVMKDYSEYQGNTSITGSRDAIRQAFQMGLIVDAKEWMNMLVSRNLTSHTYNSETAEAIHDEITDTYIFLFNAFEKKMSELIHGSQLGLFEE; encoded by the coding sequence TTGAATATTGGGATTGAGCGCTTAAAGGCGGAAACTGGCGAAGACGAAGAATCGGATCTGGACGAAGATCTGGAAGAAATTTTGAAAGAAGGCCTTATCAAGAGATTTGAATATACACAGGAGCTTGCCTGGAATGTGATGAAGGACTATTCGGAGTATCAGGGCAATACTTCCATAACAGGTTCGAGAGATGCGATCCGTCAAGCATTTCAGATGGGACTTATTGTTGATGCCAAAGAATGGATGAATATGCTGGTCAGCCGCAATCTTACTTCACATACATACAACAGCGAGACAGCGGAAGCAATACATGACGAAATAACAGATACTTACATTTTTCTGTTTAATGCATTTGAAAAGAAAATGAGCGAGCTGATACACGGCTCACAACTTGGTTTATTTGAGGAGTAA
- a CDS encoding class I SAM-dependent DNA methyltransferase gives MSNRELEKTLWATADKLRSNMDAAEYKHVVLGLIFLKYISDAFSDLHHKLLSGEGEYEGADAEDPDEYAANNVFFVPATARWQYIQDRAKQPEIGKFIDDAMDEIERINTNLKGVLPKLYADPELNKARLGELIDLIGTIGFNQAGHAAKDLLGQVYEYFLGQFADAEGKKGGQFYTPASIVKLLVEMLEPYQGRVYDGACGSGGMFVQSEKFVLEHQGNIKDLSIYGQESNPTTLRLAKMNLAIRGIDAKIELGDTFLNDKHKDLKADFILANPPFNVSDWSGEQLRDDARWKYGVPPTGNANYAWLQHFLSKLSNSGTAGIVLANGSMNSNTSGEGEIRKNMIEGSDIKGGVVDCMVSLPAQLFYNTMIPACLWFLAKNRTNGKFRNRSNEILFIDARNLGVMVNRRNKELTDADVQKIAQTYHNWRNVNGSYEDVAGFCKAATIEEVRNSNYVLMPGRYVGTEEAEVDGVPFEEKMQVLTAKLSEQFAQGAELEKQIRLNLESIGFTI, from the coding sequence ATGAGTAACAGAGAATTAGAAAAAACCCTATGGGCAACTGCTGATAAGCTTCGCAGCAATATGGATGCTGCGGAGTATAAGCATGTGGTGTTAGGGTTAATATTTTTGAAATACATTTCTGACGCTTTTAGCGACTTACACCACAAATTGCTGTCAGGAGAAGGAGAATACGAAGGAGCTGATGCAGAAGATCCGGATGAATATGCTGCTAACAATGTCTTTTTTGTGCCCGCAACTGCACGTTGGCAATACATTCAGGATAGGGCCAAGCAGCCTGAAATTGGGAAGTTCATTGACGATGCAATGGACGAGATTGAGAGGATCAACACTAACTTAAAAGGTGTGCTTCCAAAGCTCTATGCCGATCCGGAATTGAACAAAGCACGACTTGGTGAGTTGATTGATCTCATTGGCACAATTGGTTTTAACCAGGCGGGACATGCTGCAAAAGACTTACTGGGGCAGGTATACGAATATTTTCTGGGCCAGTTTGCAGATGCAGAGGGGAAAAAAGGCGGTCAGTTTTACACGCCTGCCAGCATCGTCAAATTGTTGGTCGAAATGCTCGAACCTTATCAGGGGCGCGTGTATGATGGGGCGTGCGGAAGTGGCGGTATGTTTGTGCAGAGTGAGAAGTTTGTATTGGAACACCAGGGCAATATCAAAGACCTGTCCATCTACGGCCAGGAAAGTAACCCCACTACCTTGCGACTGGCCAAAATGAACCTAGCCATTCGTGGTATTGATGCTAAAATCGAACTCGGTGATACGTTTCTGAACGACAAACACAAGGATTTGAAGGCAGACTTTATTCTGGCCAATCCGCCTTTTAATGTCAGTGATTGGAGCGGGGAGCAACTGCGGGATGATGCCCGTTGGAAATATGGTGTGCCACCCACCGGAAATGCGAATTATGCCTGGCTGCAACATTTCTTGAGTAAATTGAGCAATAGTGGGACTGCTGGAATTGTACTTGCCAATGGCAGTATGAACAGTAATACAAGCGGAGAAGGTGAAATTCGCAAAAATATGATCGAGGGTAGTGATATCAAGGGCGGAGTAGTTGACTGCATGGTGAGCTTGCCTGCTCAGCTTTTTTACAACACCATGATACCCGCCTGCCTTTGGTTTCTGGCGAAAAACCGCACAAATGGAAAGTTTAGAAACCGGAGTAACGAAATCCTCTTTATTGATGCGCGGAACCTGGGGGTGATGGTCAATCGCCGGAATAAAGAATTGACCGATGCCGACGTTCAGAAAATCGCACAAACGTATCATAATTGGCGAAATGTCAACGGTAGTTATGAAGATGTAGCTGGTTTTTGCAAAGCGGCAACTATTGAGGAGGTGCGCAACAGTAATTATGTACTGATGCCGGGCCGATACGTGGGCACCGAAGAAGCAGAAGTCGACGGTGTACCTTTTGAAGAAAAGATGCAGGTTCTGACCGCGAAACTTTCCGAGCAATTCGCGCAGGGCGCCGAATTGGAAAAGCAAATCAGGTTGAATTTGGAAAGCATCGGTTTTACGATTTAA